The Tamandua tetradactyla isolate mTamTet1 chromosome 23, mTamTet1.pri, whole genome shotgun sequence genome includes a window with the following:
- the LOC143667184 gene encoding olfactory receptor 4A47-like isoform X1 yields the protein MEPRNNVTYFVLLGFTQKPKEQKGLSVIFLLFYILTVMGNSVIVVTVTVSKSLDSPMYVFLAGLSFIDIMYASVFSPKLILSLFFGQNTISFQACMIQLFMEHLFAGSEVFLLLVMAYDRYVAICKPLHYLIIMRQWVCVMLLTVSLTVGLLHSVIQLSSLYGLTFCGPNIIDHFLCDMYPLLKLACSDTYIIGLLVVVNGGLICSIAFLLLLFSYGVILHSLKNLSQEGRRKALSTCGSHIIVVVFFFVPCTFMYARPARNFPIDKLLSVFYTVITPMLNPLIYTLRNSEMTNAMKKLWRRKVT from the coding sequence ATGGAACCAAGGAACAATGTGACTTACTTTGTTCTCCTAGGCTTCACACAGAAACCAAAGGAACAGAAAGgactttctgttattttcttgcTGTTCTACATTTTGACTGTCATGGGCAACTCAGTGATTGTTGTGACTGTAACTGTCAGTAAGTCCCTGGATTCACCTATGTACGTCTTCCTTGCTGGCTTATCATTTATAGACATCATGTATGCCTCAGTATTTTCCCCCAAGTTGATTTTAAGCTTGTTCTTTGGACAAAATACAATATCCTTCCAAGCTTGTATGATCCAGCTCTTTATGGAGCACTTGTTTGCTGGATCAGAGGTCTTTTTACTCTTGGTGATGGcatatgaccgctatgtggccatctgtaagcCTTTGCATTATCTGATTATCATGAGGCAATGGGTGTGTGTTATGCTACTAACAGTATCCTTGACTGTGGGACTTTTGCACTCAGTAATTCAACTTAGCTCTCTTTATGGGCTCACATTCTGTGGTCCCAACATCATTGATCACTTTTTATGTGACATGTACCCCTTATTGAAACTTGCTTGTTCTGATACCTATATTATTGGCCTCTTAGTGGTAGTCAATGGAGGGCTGATCTGCAGTATTGCATTTCTGCTCTTACTCTTCTCATACGGTGTCATTTTGCACTCTCTAAAAAACCTCAGtcaggaagggagaaggaaagcaCTCTCTACCTGTGGTTCACACATCATTGTGGTGGTCTTCTTCTTTGTCCCCTGTACTTTTATGTATGCAAGACCTGCTAGAAACTTCCCTATTGACAAATTATTGAGTGTGTTTTATACAGTCATAACCCCCATGCTAAACCCTTTAATCTATACTCTGAGAAATTCAGAGATGACAAATGCTATGAAGAAGCTCTGGAGAAGAAAAGTCACATGA